The Leptospira bouyouniensis genome has a segment encoding these proteins:
- the bioA gene encoding adenosylmethionine--8-amino-7-oxononanoate transaminase — protein sequence MKNYNPVNTLTWVPLTIQDESESLLKIVSAEKEFVTDEDGNVWIDAISSWWTMIYGHRHPTLVEALQNQLKSLDHVMLAGNIHEAAETLSKALLELTRSDFAKVFYSDNGSNGIEIALKLSIQYYQNNPNTKPRSEFLVFSNSYHGDSIGAMNVSGKNYFNRIFSELRFPTKEFPAPNCMFCPWGKKPNNCSTECLSELELEIKQKEYAGIVIEPLVFGANGMLFYDKKVLVKLRELATYTDTLLIFDEVFTGMGKLGDPFAYQKASVVPDLLVIAKGLTGGMLPLAATLVPNFVYETFLSKDPYKSFFHAHTMTGNALACSVGYASVAMLKDFGLTKVRELESKLKTHAESFQNKMGNSIENVRVMGGIFAFEWKEPVATDEYLNPIGKQIRDSLRKYFILLRPLGRTIYITPPYTISDASLERIFLALEKTLLTFLETEED from the coding sequence ATGAAGAACTATAATCCAGTCAACACACTCACTTGGGTGCCACTAACCATTCAAGATGAATCTGAATCCTTACTAAAAATTGTATCTGCAGAGAAAGAATTTGTAACAGATGAAGACGGAAATGTCTGGATAGACGCCATCTCAAGTTGGTGGACTATGATTTATGGGCATCGCCATCCGACTTTAGTGGAAGCATTACAAAACCAACTTAAATCATTGGATCATGTTATGCTTGCGGGGAATATCCATGAAGCAGCAGAAACTTTATCCAAAGCTTTGTTAGAGTTAACACGTTCTGATTTTGCGAAAGTCTTTTATTCTGATAACGGGTCGAATGGGATAGAAATTGCTTTAAAACTCAGTATCCAATACTATCAAAACAATCCAAATACAAAACCGAGATCTGAATTTTTAGTTTTTTCCAATTCATACCATGGTGATAGCATCGGTGCGATGAATGTATCAGGGAAAAACTACTTCAATCGAATTTTTTCTGAGTTACGGTTCCCAACGAAAGAGTTCCCGGCTCCAAATTGTATGTTTTGTCCTTGGGGAAAGAAACCTAATAATTGTTCTACGGAATGTTTGTCTGAATTAGAACTTGAAATCAAACAAAAAGAATATGCTGGCATTGTGATCGAACCTTTGGTATTTGGGGCCAATGGAATGTTATTCTACGATAAAAAAGTATTGGTCAAACTTAGAGAACTCGCCACCTATACCGACACATTACTGATTTTCGACGAGGTATTTACCGGAATGGGAAAATTAGGTGATCCGTTTGCTTACCAAAAGGCAAGTGTTGTTCCTGATTTACTAGTGATAGCAAAAGGATTAACAGGTGGGATGTTACCCCTTGCCGCCACTCTCGTTCCAAATTTTGTTTATGAAACATTTTTATCCAAAGATCCTTATAAGTCTTTTTTCCATGCCCATACAATGACCGGGAATGCACTAGCATGTAGCGTAGGTTATGCGTCTGTTGCTATGTTAAAAGATTTTGGGCTTACAAAAGTGAGAGAGTTAGAGTCAAAATTAAAAACACATGCAGAATCCTTTCAAAATAAAATGGGAAATTCTATCGAAAATGTCCGTGTAATGGGCGGAATCTTTGCATTTGAATGGAAAGAGCCAGTAGCAACTGATGAATATTTAAATCCTATAGGAAAACAAATCAGGGATTCTCTTCGCAAATATTTTATTTTATTAAGACCTCTTGGAAGGACTATTTACATTACTCCACCTTATACGATTTCAGATGCCTCACTCGAAAGAATATTTTTAGCACTCGAAAAGACACTGCTAACATTTTTAGAAACAGAAGAAGACTAA
- the mutS gene encoding DNA mismatch repair protein MutS yields the protein MSETYEALNTPVMRQYLEVKELHPDGIVFFRMGDFYEMFMEDAKIAAQILDITLTKRQNQIPMAGIPYHATESYISRLISAGKKVVVCEQTKPDDPKAKIMSREVVRIITPGTVVEDNLLGGYQNNYLSLYYKEKSSVYLAFADVSTSELVYFFFRESETEKILDTIKRFSPKEMIYTEEIPPLSKESKIILSQIPKEYLPKKKGAGIDTVVHVLDAYLQYNYRNQNFVFKSPRRIDEAEYLILDEQTVSHLELVENPNDKNHTLFGVLNRCITATGKRYLKQRILFPTRDENKIRDHWDKIEILTQNKKERLRMKESLGDLIDLERVITRFRVGKALPRDFRGIEKSLTAVSHMKEILDGIGYDFSKLPKDLESLVLEFQNTLFDGELPVFLGNSPFLKSGYDKEYDEAILAREKGKDWILELEEKEKKESGCSSLKIRYNKILGYFIEVSKAQAKDVPSHFLKKQTLVTGERFTSPKLEELERVILQADEIIERIEKQVFDRLVSSCISLYEAFLTLSNEVASLDYHLSLTETKEEYQWIRPEIRADGIIEYIDSRHPVVETFLPIGERFVPNNLELNPKENAIAVLTGPNMAGKSTFMRQIAINQILFQMGSYVPAKKASLAIVDRIFTRIGSGDNLTKGESTFFVEMKETATILNQFTENSLLIFDEVGRGTSTYDGLSIAWAILEFLSKNFPKPKTIFATHYHELTELEKGAGIFNLYLDTFEKDGEILFLKKVKRGKSKQSFGIYVAKLAGIPESVSERAKEILSGLESKKREIKIKNDEPTLFGNLLEKEPKGLSVNEEKVLRRISGLDPNKIPPLEALSILDELKRILKEEN from the coding sequence ATGTCCGAAACCTATGAAGCTTTGAATACTCCAGTGATGCGCCAGTATCTGGAAGTAAAAGAACTCCACCCAGATGGGATTGTTTTCTTTCGGATGGGTGATTTTTATGAAATGTTTATGGAGGATGCAAAAATCGCCGCACAGATTTTAGACATCACTCTTACCAAAAGACAAAACCAAATTCCAATGGCTGGAATCCCTTACCATGCCACAGAAAGTTATATTTCGAGGCTTATCTCTGCGGGGAAAAAAGTAGTAGTTTGCGAACAAACTAAACCAGATGATCCTAAAGCAAAGATCATGTCAAGGGAAGTGGTGCGAATCATCACTCCTGGGACAGTTGTGGAAGACAACTTACTTGGTGGTTACCAAAACAATTATTTATCCCTTTATTACAAAGAAAAATCTTCCGTATACCTAGCGTTTGCTGATGTATCGACATCAGAACTTGTTTACTTTTTTTTCAGAGAATCAGAAACTGAAAAGATACTTGATACAATTAAACGATTTTCCCCAAAGGAAATGATTTATACAGAAGAGATCCCTCCTCTTTCAAAAGAATCAAAAATCATTTTATCTCAAATTCCAAAAGAATATTTACCTAAAAAAAAAGGTGCTGGGATCGACACCGTAGTACATGTATTAGATGCTTATTTACAATACAACTACCGAAACCAAAATTTTGTATTTAAATCCCCAAGAAGGATCGATGAAGCAGAATATTTAATTTTGGATGAACAAACTGTTTCCCATTTGGAGTTAGTCGAAAATCCGAATGACAAAAACCATACACTTTTTGGAGTTTTGAATCGATGTATCACTGCTACTGGGAAACGGTATCTGAAACAAAGGATTCTTTTCCCCACCCGGGATGAAAACAAAATCAGAGACCATTGGGACAAAATTGAAATTTTAACCCAAAACAAAAAAGAAAGATTACGAATGAAAGAATCTCTCGGAGATCTCATTGATTTGGAACGTGTCATCACTAGGTTTCGAGTGGGAAAAGCATTACCGCGAGATTTTCGTGGGATTGAAAAAAGTTTAACGGCTGTCAGTCATATGAAAGAGATTTTGGATGGAATTGGATATGACTTTTCCAAACTCCCAAAGGATTTAGAATCTCTCGTTTTAGAATTCCAAAATACATTGTTCGACGGGGAACTCCCAGTTTTTTTAGGAAACTCTCCATTTTTAAAATCCGGCTATGACAAAGAATACGATGAAGCAATCCTCGCACGAGAAAAAGGAAAAGATTGGATCCTAGAACTCGAAGAAAAAGAAAAAAAGGAATCGGGTTGTTCAAGTCTCAAAATTCGATACAACAAAATCCTTGGATACTTTATCGAAGTCTCTAAGGCGCAGGCAAAAGATGTCCCCTCTCATTTTTTGAAAAAACAAACTCTGGTGACAGGAGAAAGGTTTACCTCTCCAAAATTAGAAGAATTAGAGAGAGTCATCTTACAAGCGGATGAAATCATCGAACGAATCGAAAAACAAGTGTTTGATCGTCTTGTAAGCTCTTGTATCTCACTTTACGAAGCTTTTTTAACTTTATCTAATGAAGTGGCTTCACTTGATTACCATCTGTCTCTAACGGAGACCAAAGAAGAATACCAGTGGATAAGGCCTGAAATCCGAGCCGATGGGATCATCGAATACATTGATTCTCGCCATCCAGTCGTGGAAACTTTTTTACCCATCGGTGAACGATTTGTTCCAAACAATCTAGAACTGAATCCAAAAGAAAACGCCATTGCTGTGTTAACCGGTCCCAATATGGCAGGTAAGTCTACCTTTATGCGCCAAATTGCGATTAATCAAATTCTATTCCAAATGGGTTCCTATGTACCGGCAAAAAAAGCTTCGCTTGCCATTGTGGATCGAATTTTTACACGGATTGGGTCTGGTGACAATTTAACAAAGGGTGAATCTACTTTTTTTGTGGAGATGAAAGAAACTGCCACCATCCTCAATCAATTCACAGAAAATAGTTTGCTTATATTTGATGAAGTAGGCCGTGGTACATCCACTTACGATGGTTTGTCGATCGCATGGGCGATTTTAGAATTTTTAAGTAAAAACTTTCCAAAACCAAAAACAATATTTGCCACTCATTACCATGAGTTAACAGAACTTGAAAAAGGAGCAGGTATCTTTAATTTATATCTGGATACTTTTGAAAAGGATGGCGAAATTCTATTTTTAAAAAAAGTAAAACGTGGGAAGTCAAAACAATCTTTCGGAATCTATGTGGCAAAACTAGCAGGGATTCCTGAATCCGTTTCGGAAAGAGCAAAGGAAATTTTATCAGGTCTCGAATCTAAAAAAAGAGAAATCAAAATTAAAAATGATGAACCAACTTTATTTGGAAACCTACTGGAAAAAGAACCCAAAGGACTTTCTGTAAACGAAGAGAAAGTCCTTAGAAGAATTTCGGGACTTGATCCAAATAAAATCCCACCGCTTGAAGCACTTTCAATATTAGATGAATTAAAACGAATTCTCAAAGAGGAAAATTAA
- a CDS encoding GDSL-type esterase/lipase family protein produces the protein MSIALVLSVTNCKSTSKRDYFDSNFKCFAEPGWRDDANFKKYIEVAWIPMRLLFATDNASIKKSDVVFAGDSLVHLFVPELMKKEFPGRVVTNRGIGGDMTETLLTRIDEDVLVLHPDTIVIEIGGNDFREGKCLSLVQNNLQLIIQKIHAKNRNTKVILLAIPPTRVKELNQIVPVFNLFLNHLARTTKNVEYIEVWDIMRNPDAPTLSEEFYRPNGDVLHFNEKGYEIWGKKLRPYLQK, from the coding sequence ATTTCGATTGCCCTAGTTTTGAGTGTTACCAATTGTAAATCCACCTCAAAACGTGATTACTTTGATTCTAACTTTAAGTGTTTTGCTGAGCCAGGTTGGCGTGACGATGCCAACTTTAAAAAATATATAGAAGTCGCTTGGATACCCATGCGTCTTCTCTTTGCCACCGACAATGCATCTATCAAAAAATCTGATGTAGTTTTTGCTGGTGATAGTTTAGTGCATTTATTTGTACCAGAACTTATGAAGAAAGAATTTCCGGGAAGAGTTGTCACCAATCGAGGGATTGGTGGTGATATGACAGAAACTCTCCTCACTCGAATAGACGAAGATGTCCTTGTACTTCATCCTGATACGATTGTAATTGAAATTGGTGGGAACGACTTTCGTGAAGGTAAGTGCCTTAGTTTAGTGCAGAACAACTTACAATTAATTATTCAAAAAATACATGCCAAGAATCGGAATACGAAAGTTATTTTGTTAGCGATTCCTCCAACGAGAGTAAAAGAACTCAATCAGATTGTTCCTGTATTCAATTTGTTTTTAAACCATTTGGCACGAACAACAAAAAATGTAGAATACATTGAGGTTTGGGACATTATGAGAAATCCTGATGCTCCTACATTAAGCGAAGAGTTTTACCGTCCGAATGGTGATGTTCTCCATTTTAACGAAAAAGGGTATGAAATTTGGGGTAAAAAATTACGGCCCTATTTGCAAAAATAA
- a CDS encoding cyclic nucleotide-binding domain-containing protein: MQLPLWKSILKRDDNPITEISHFLRETAIFEGMSRRTLREVARLIHKRKYYAGETIFYQGQAGTGVYLILQGKVEIFSEREGVTLKLAELEKGAFFGELALFQDFPRSATAVTLVDSILLGFFQPELKTLLETKPRVGNDLLLSFASIIADRLRKTNDTLEAAYFKSKKNKSK; encoded by the coding sequence ATGCAACTTCCCCTTTGGAAATCCATTCTCAAACGCGATGACAATCCCATTACGGAGATTTCACATTTTCTTCGTGAAACGGCTATCTTTGAAGGTATGTCACGAAGGACACTTCGTGAAGTAGCAAGGCTCATCCATAAAAGAAAATACTATGCTGGTGAAACTATATTTTACCAAGGCCAAGCGGGCACTGGAGTGTATTTAATCTTACAGGGAAAAGTAGAAATTTTCTCAGAACGTGAAGGAGTCACATTAAAACTCGCCGAACTTGAAAAAGGTGCTTTTTTTGGAGAACTTGCTTTGTTCCAAGATTTCCCAAGATCAGCAACTGCTGTGACTCTTGTAGATTCAATTCTACTTGGTTTTTTCCAACCAGAACTCAAAACATTATTGGAAACAAAACCTCGCGTTGGGAATGATTTACTTCTAAGTTTTGCCTCTATCATCGCTGACAGACTTCGCAAAACAAATGATACATTAGAAGCAGCATACTTTAAAAGTAAAAAGAATAAATCAAAATGA
- the bioD gene encoding dethiobiotin synthase, producing MGQAFYVTGTGTDVGKTFFSSLFMAKYAKKFGFRYWKPIQTGTISADDTTFIQKTTNLPDSCFLNPIFVYKTPASPHYAAKAEGQTIDPKLLLNLVSKERNNNTLIEGAGGVFVPITEDYLTIRAIQESNLGVIVVGSTELGTINHTLLTLEALTSRFIPVYGFYLVGPNNSLQEDNASMIQRLGGVSFLGFTNFPEQKLTSEEFISFATEHFDPNRNVIDLVINADEEL from the coding sequence ATGGGACAAGCTTTTTATGTTACCGGAACCGGCACCGACGTAGGCAAAACCTTCTTTTCCAGCCTGTTTATGGCCAAATATGCGAAAAAGTTCGGATTCCGTTATTGGAAACCCATCCAAACAGGAACAATCAGTGCCGACGACACAACCTTTATCCAAAAAACGACGAATTTGCCCGATTCCTGTTTTTTAAATCCAATCTTTGTTTATAAAACCCCAGCGAGTCCGCATTACGCAGCAAAAGCTGAAGGTCAGACGATCGATCCAAAACTACTTTTGAATTTGGTTTCCAAAGAAAGAAACAATAATACTCTGATTGAAGGGGCAGGTGGAGTGTTTGTACCTATCACCGAAGATTACCTTACCATACGAGCGATCCAAGAATCAAATCTTGGTGTGATCGTTGTTGGATCTACTGAACTTGGAACCATCAATCATACTTTATTAACCTTAGAAGCATTAACATCTCGTTTTATCCCTGTGTATGGATTTTATTTAGTTGGTCCAAACAACTCTTTACAAGAAGACAATGCCTCCATGATACAGAGATTAGGTGGTGTTTCTTTTTTAGGTTTTACTAACTTTCCCGAGCAGAAGTTAACCTCTGAAGAATTTATCAGTTTTGCTACAGAACATTTTGATCCAAATCGAAATGTGATAGATCTTGTTATCAATGCAGATGAAGAACTATAA
- a CDS encoding MFS transporter, with the protein MQKPSLPFRKQISYAVGQLGWSTLINIIGLHQVYFYLPPAPKPGQDCFPDLIEKMAFWGLSTIGVVAAIGRLWDAFTDPLIANSSDRFSSRFGRRIPFLFLGGVPSAVFCWLIFVPPHNFVSSTNLVWMTSFMLLFYLFLTVYVTPFFALIPELGHTPEERLNLSTYISVTYALGIIIASTEPMIASALQSSFVFDADPSVQTLVARQYALGILCIFAAICMYFPVFTIHEKTYCESEASSVPFKEAILLTFKNKNFLYFALSDLCYFLALTILTTGISYYVTVLLELERDFVTQLLTVMLLVSFAFYPVVNFVARKIGKKRTVLIGFYTFLALFLSIYFIGKNSLPISPYIQGYMIVGVAAIPIAILGILPNAILADIAELDSLKTGSKREGLFYAGRTFMQKLGQTLAVLIFSSVILLGLDRESKKQVSPNVTGIIAPSVSDSQTESKKNSESEAKISKESTICKVEEVEAGGELGVRLTGPLASAFCLLAIFLFGKYKEDETLEEIAKIRGN; encoded by the coding sequence ATGCAAAAACCGTCTTTACCATTTCGAAAACAAATTAGTTATGCGGTAGGCCAACTTGGTTGGTCTACACTCATCAATATCATCGGTCTTCACCAAGTTTATTTTTACCTACCCCCTGCACCTAAACCGGGCCAAGATTGTTTCCCGGATTTAATCGAAAAAATGGCATTTTGGGGCCTTTCCACGATTGGAGTGGTCGCAGCTATTGGTCGTTTATGGGATGCATTCACTGACCCACTCATTGCAAATTCATCTGATCGTTTTTCTTCACGATTTGGAAGAAGGATTCCGTTTTTATTTTTGGGTGGGGTTCCATCTGCCGTCTTTTGTTGGTTAATCTTTGTGCCACCACATAACTTCGTTTCATCGACCAACTTAGTGTGGATGACAAGTTTTATGTTACTCTTTTACTTATTTTTAACAGTGTATGTCACACCATTTTTTGCACTAATCCCGGAGCTTGGCCATACCCCAGAAGAACGACTCAATCTCTCCACATACATTTCAGTCACATATGCACTCGGGATCATCATTGCATCGACGGAACCGATGATTGCAAGCGCACTACAATCAAGTTTTGTTTTTGATGCAGATCCTTCTGTGCAAACGTTAGTTGCGCGCCAGTATGCACTGGGAATCCTTTGTATCTTTGCGGCGATTTGTATGTACTTCCCTGTGTTTACCATTCATGAAAAAACATACTGTGAGTCAGAAGCTTCAAGTGTTCCCTTCAAAGAAGCAATTTTACTCACATTCAAAAACAAAAACTTTTTGTATTTTGCTTTATCTGATTTGTGTTACTTCCTGGCTCTCACAATCCTCACAACTGGGATTTCCTATTATGTAACAGTGCTTTTAGAATTGGAACGAGACTTTGTGACACAACTTCTAACGGTGATGTTACTTGTGTCGTTTGCCTTTTATCCCGTAGTCAATTTTGTCGCACGGAAAATCGGGAAAAAGAGAACGGTTCTCATTGGCTTTTATACATTTCTCGCATTATTTTTATCCATCTATTTTATTGGGAAAAACAGTTTGCCCATATCCCCATATATCCAAGGTTATATGATCGTTGGGGTTGCTGCCATCCCAATTGCAATTCTTGGAATATTACCAAATGCAATATTAGCAGATATTGCTGAACTTGATTCATTAAAAACGGGATCGAAACGAGAAGGTCTATTTTATGCAGGACGAACCTTCATGCAGAAATTAGGACAAACACTTGCCGTCTTGATCTTTAGTTCTGTGATTTTACTTGGTCTAGACAGAGAATCCAAAAAACAAGTGTCTCCCAATGTGACAGGGATCATTGCGCCATCTGTGTCCGATTCTCAGACAGAATCCAAAAAAAATAGTGAGAGTGAGGCAAAAATAAGTAAGGAATCTACGATTTGTAAAGTCGAAGAAGTAGAAGCGGGAGGGGAGCTTGGAGTTCGGTTGACAGGACCACTTGCTTCTGCATTCTGTTTACTTGCAATTTTTCTCTTTGGAAAATACAAAGAGGATGAAACGTTAGAAGAGATTGCAAAGATACGTGGTAATTAA
- a CDS encoding TetR/AcrR family transcriptional regulator: MQTPKEHTRKEILQAAREEFIQLGFEKASMRTIAKKAKVSTSNIYNYFENKEHLLTEILQPVLSGLEKAFAYVSHPDYFEKRFNDSYEAWRERFHIALDYVDANRDDFILLLTKAQGSHLEEFPDTVLTRLTKINFEQYNNFKQKNPSYKGEVDEFVVRNILSFFLNIFVQMVRQGISKQDMLVYQDSFLKFLHFGYKGSIASDLS, encoded by the coding sequence CGTGAAGAGTTCATCCAACTTGGTTTTGAAAAAGCCAGCATGAGAACCATTGCCAAAAAAGCAAAGGTATCCACGAGTAATATCTATAATTACTTTGAAAACAAAGAACACTTACTCACAGAAATCTTACAACCTGTGTTGTCTGGATTAGAAAAGGCGTTCGCTTATGTTTCACATCCAGATTATTTTGAAAAACGCTTTAACGACAGTTATGAGGCATGGAGAGAAAGATTCCACATCGCACTTGATTATGTCGATGCGAACCGAGATGATTTTATCCTTCTGCTCACTAAGGCACAAGGTTCCCATTTGGAAGAATTTCCAGATACGGTTCTCACAAGGCTTACTAAAATCAATTTCGAACAATACAACAACTTCAAACAAAAAAACCCTAGTTACAAGGGAGAGGTGGATGAGTTTGTAGTTCGGAACATCTTGTCATTTTTCTTGAATATCTTTGTGCAAATGGTAAGACAAGGGATTTCGAAACAAGACATGCTAGTCTACCAAGACAGTTTCCTTAAATTTTTACACTTTGGATACAAAGGATCGATTGCCTCTGATCTGAGCTGA
- the bioB gene encoding biotin synthase BioB gives MIASIQEKTISSSPSLISEEEALQILKGEVPLLPAVAKASEERYRHFGNRVRIHILDNIKNGYCPEDCGYCAQRKGGESGIQEYSLKSPEAIWEDAKKAKENGAYRFCMVTSGRGPTDKAVDKLAETISKINGELGMKVCLSAGILDSKKAKTLKDAGLDRYNHNLNTSESKYNEICSTHTFKDRLTTLEAAKEAEIGLCSGIIVGMGEELKDIVQVAFELKRLGVISIPVNFFIPIKGHAIQKSPLTPEFCIRVLSMFRLVNPDSEIRVGAGREGHLGSLQSMALYVSNSLFAEGYLNVKGSEMEQTMNLIRDCNMVPEFTEGIPEGWEDYESKFLYDEKNFPELYKHKK, from the coding sequence ATGATCGCAAGTATCCAAGAAAAAACTATCTCTTCCTCTCCATCACTCATTTCCGAGGAAGAAGCCCTTCAGATTCTAAAGGGAGAAGTCCCACTTTTACCAGCAGTGGCAAAAGCTTCTGAAGAAAGATATCGTCATTTTGGTAACCGAGTTCGGATTCATATATTAGATAATATCAAAAATGGGTATTGCCCAGAAGATTGTGGTTACTGCGCCCAAAGGAAAGGTGGGGAATCTGGAATCCAAGAGTATTCCTTAAAATCGCCTGAGGCAATCTGGGAAGATGCCAAAAAAGCAAAAGAGAATGGTGCCTATCGTTTTTGTATGGTGACTTCAGGCCGAGGTCCAACTGACAAAGCAGTCGACAAATTGGCAGAAACTATTTCCAAAATTAATGGTGAATTAGGAATGAAGGTTTGTCTTTCTGCCGGAATCCTAGACTCCAAAAAAGCAAAAACATTAAAGGATGCAGGCCTTGATCGTTACAACCATAACCTCAATACGTCCGAGTCAAAATACAATGAAATTTGTTCTACACATACTTTTAAAGACCGACTAACAACACTTGAAGCGGCAAAAGAAGCGGAGATTGGACTTTGTTCTGGGATCATCGTGGGAATGGGGGAAGAATTGAAAGACATCGTACAAGTTGCTTTTGAATTAAAACGACTTGGAGTGATTTCTATCCCTGTGAACTTTTTTATTCCCATTAAAGGGCATGCCATCCAAAAGTCACCGCTCACACCTGAATTTTGTATTCGTGTATTGTCTATGTTTCGTTTGGTGAACCCTGATTCAGAGATCCGTGTTGGTGCGGGTCGGGAAGGGCATTTAGGTTCTTTACAATCCATGGCACTTTATGTATCCAATTCTTTGTTTGCTGAAGGTTATTTGAATGTAAAAGGCAGCGAGATGGAACAAACCATGAATCTCATTCGTGATTGTAATATGGTGCCTGAGTTTACGGAAGGAATCCCAGAAGGTTGGGAAGACTACGAATCAAAGTTTTTATACGACGAGAAAAACTTTCCAGAACTCTATAAACACAAAAAGTAG
- the serB gene encoding phosphoserine phosphatase SerB, with the protein MNSLLLISRSPISDTILPNTFPTKIGNFSDTTFPIKKPISVSHSKQLGLHCVRIESDETLTRDQILNIRNQLAKDKIDFLVINSLLPKSGESLFVFDMDSTVIKEEVIDELARKHGVYEEVASVTKQAMEGGMGFDEALRLRVIHLAGLSIQSFKEVYDVLHLNDGMASVFQFVPSNGCKLGILSGGFSPVLELFSKKYPVDFFRANGLEEKEGFFTGQILGEIINREKKEFYLKQYANELSIPLDRVVAVGDGANDALMLNAAGIGIGIHAKQGLKDKIINWIEFTDLSALIFLFENSF; encoded by the coding sequence ATGAATTCACTGCTTCTTATCTCTCGTTCTCCCATTTCCGATACAATCTTACCAAACACATTCCCCACTAAAATAGGAAATTTTAGTGATACAACGTTTCCAATAAAGAAACCAATTTCGGTTTCACATTCAAAACAATTGGGGCTACACTGTGTCAGAATTGAAAGTGATGAAACTCTAACCAGAGACCAAATATTAAATATTCGGAATCAGTTGGCAAAAGATAAAATCGATTTTTTAGTGATCAATTCTTTGTTACCAAAATCAGGTGAATCTCTTTTTGTTTTTGATATGGATTCTACTGTCATCAAGGAAGAAGTGATTGATGAGTTGGCAAGAAAACATGGCGTGTATGAAGAAGTTGCGAGTGTTACAAAACAAGCAATGGAAGGTGGAATGGGTTTTGATGAAGCCCTTCGACTTCGTGTGATCCACCTAGCAGGTTTATCGATCCAAAGTTTTAAAGAAGTGTATGATGTTTTGCATTTAAATGATGGAATGGCATCAGTATTTCAATTTGTTCCATCGAACGGGTGTAAGCTTGGAATATTAAGCGGTGGATTTAGCCCCGTATTGGAATTATTTTCAAAAAAGTATCCGGTAGATTTTTTTCGTGCGAATGGTTTAGAAGAGAAGGAAGGTTTTTTCACAGGACAGATTCTTGGTGAGATCATCAACCGAGAGAAAAAGGAATTTTATCTCAAACAATATGCAAATGAACTTTCCATCCCTCTGGATCGCGTTGTTGCCGTTGGCGATGGAGCTAATGATGCTCTCATGTTAAATGCGGCGGGCATTGGCATTGGAATCCATGCGAAACAGGGATTAAAAGATAAAATAATCAATTGGATTGAGTTTACCGACTTATCAGCTTTAATTTTCCTCTTTGAGAATTCGTTTTAA
- a CDS encoding phosphoribosylanthranilate isomerase, which translates to MGTKFQIKICGIKDLPTLELCQELGVDFVGLNFSPRSPRKIDERVADELLSIRHKPGFPKVVFLFFENATNEILQITKQFSPDLIQLIRGDQFVSTELWDSLTIQKQLLPAIRIQSPIVSDEELEPRSPLVILDSFQKGLGGGSGHTFPWEYVTNVKRPYLLAGGITPENVQLALKSLKPTGIDVASGVETEGKKDPNKIKELVHNVRNL; encoded by the coding sequence ATGGGAACCAAGTTTCAGATTAAAATTTGTGGAATCAAAGACCTTCCCACACTGGAGTTATGCCAGGAACTCGGTGTGGATTTTGTTGGCCTTAATTTTTCTCCCCGTTCCCCTCGTAAGATCGATGAGAGGGTAGCAGATGAGCTCCTATCAATCCGCCACAAACCAGGGTTTCCCAAAGTAGTATTTTTATTTTTTGAAAATGCTACAAATGAAATCCTTCAAATCACAAAACAATTTTCACCTGATTTGATCCAACTCATCCGGGGAGATCAATTTGTATCAACGGAACTTTGGGACTCTCTCACCATTCAAAAACAATTACTCCCTGCCATCCGGATTCAGTCACCAATTGTTTCTGATGAAGAATTAGAACCCAGGTCACCCCTCGTGATCCTAGATAGTTTTCAGAAAGGTTTAGGTGGTGGGAGTGGGCATACCTTTCCTTGGGAATATGTAACAAATGTAAAACGACCCTATTTACTTGCTGGTGGGATCACACCGGAGAATGTCCAGCTCGCTCTGAAAAGCTTGAAGCCAACAGGAATTGATGTGGCAAGTGGTGTAGAAACAGAAGGCAAAAAAGATCCAAATAAAATCAAAGAATTGGTACACAATGTCCGAAACCTATGA